In Oryzias latipes chromosome 15, ASM223467v1, the following proteins share a genomic window:
- the ptpe gene encoding protein tyrosine phosphatase e isoform X1 has protein sequence MLFLIGITVPGNNTSRDNFTSENPTHQGAHVLPSTLVISLVLIVVVLLTIYCLRFKSHRKVLVTSVDKKIPNGFLEDQGEQTVVLLPRSPSPSKRYFPIPLDSLEEEYRIRSADDGKLFREEFNSLPCYFRHGSFEEASREYNREKNRYPNILPYDHSRVVLSHLDGHLCSDYINASYIDGFKEKNKFIAAQGPKPETLADFWRMVWEQKTTTIVMLTNLKERKEEKCCQYWPEKGCWMYGNIRVALEDVTVLVDYTIRKCCVQYQDSDGPRAPRLVTQLHFTSWPDFGVPFTPIGMLKFLKKVKTVNPSYAGPIVVHCSAGVGRTGTFIVIDSMIDMMHVEQRVDVFGFVSRIREQRCQLIQTDMQYSFIYQALLEYYLYGDTELDVCSLEGHLHRLHNTRAPNDRLGLEEEFRKLTNVRIMKENMRTGNLPANMRKNRVLQIIPYDFNRVILSVRRGQEFTDYINASFIDGYRQKDYFIATQGPLSHTVEDFWRMVWEWRCHSIVMLTELKEREQEKCFQYWPSEGSVIFGDYTVELTGESQGETFTRKDMLLTYKSEKQPQHVRHFHFHGWPEIGIPVDGRGMIDIIAAVQRQQQQSGNRPIIVHCSAGAGRTGTFIALSNILERVKAEGLLDVFQTVKSLRMQRPHMVQTVEQYDFCYKVVQDFIDIFSDYANFK, from the exons ATGTTGTTTCTGATTGGAATCACTGTTCCTGGGAATAATACATCACGAGACAACTTCACGTCAG aaaatcccACCCACCAGGGGGCTCATGTGCTGCCCTCCACGCTGGTCATATCCCTGGTTCTTATCGTCGTTGTCCTGCTGACAATCTACTGTCTCAG GTTCAAAAGCCACAGGAAAGTTCTTGTTACATCAGTGGATAAGAAGATTCCCAACGGCTTCTTGGAGGACCAAG GAGAACAGACAGTGGTACTCCTCCCCAGATCCCCCTCACCATCCAAGAGGTACTTCCCCATCCCTCTGGACTCTCTGGAGGAAGAGTACCGGATACGCTCTGCTGATGATGGCAAGCTCTTCAGAGAAGAGTTCAAT TCACTGCCATGTTACTTTCGCCATGGGTCCTTTGAAGAGGCGAGCAGAGAGTACAACCGAGAGAAAAACAGATACCCAAACATTTTACCat aCGATCACTCCAGGGTGGTGCTGAGTCACCTCGATGGACATCTTTGTTCAGACTATATTAATGCATCCTACATAGAC GGATTCAAAGAGAAGAACAAATTCATAGCAGCACAAG GTCCTAAACCTGAGACACTAGCCGACTTCTGGAGGATGGTCTGGGAGCAGAAAACTACTACTATAGTAATGCTAACAAATCTGAAGGAACGAAAGGAG GAAAAATGTTGTCAGTACTGGCCAGAGAAAGGCTGCTGGATGTATGGAAATATCCGAGTGGCACTGGAGGACGTCACTGTTCTGGTGGACTACACTATCAGAAAGTGCTGTGTTCAATAC CAAGACAGCGATGGACCGCGAGCTCCTCGGCTTGTCACTCAGCTTCACTTTACCAGCTGGCCAGACTTTGGGGTGCCATTCACACCCATCGGAATGCTGAAATTCCTCAAGAAGGTCAAGACTGTGAATCCATCCTATGCTGGACCCATTGTTGTGCACTGCAG CGCTGGAGTTGGAAGGACCGGAACGTTCATCGTTATCGACAGCATGATTGACATGATGCACGTCGAGCAGCGAGTAGATGTGTTCGGCTTTGTGAGCAGAATACGAGAGCAGCGCTGTCAACTCATCCAGACAGAT atGCAGTACTCCTTCATCTACCAGGCACTCCTGGAGTACTATCTGTATGGGGACACAGAGCTAGATGTGTGTTCTCTGGAGGGTCACCTGCACAGGCTTCATAACACCAGAGCCCCCAACGACAGGCTGGGGCTGGAGGAGGAGTTCAGA AAACTCACCAATGTTCGGATTATGAAGGAGAACATGAGGACCGGGAACCTTCCTGCCAACATGAGGAAGAACCGCGTGCTTCAGATCATTCCAT ACGATTTCAACCGAGTAATACTCTCAGTGAGAAGAGGACAAGAGTTTACCGACTACATCAATGCCTCCTTTATTGAT GGCTACAGGCAGAAGGACTATTTTATCGCAACCCAGGGCCCCTTGTCTCACACGGTGGAGGACTTCTGGAGGATGGTGTGGGAGTGGAGGTGTCATTCAATCGTTATGCTCACCGAGCTCAAAGAAAGAGAGCAG GAAAAGTGTTTCCAGTATTGGCCATCAGAGGGCAGTGTAATCTTTGGAGATTATACTGTGGAGCTGACTGGAGAATCGCAGGGTGAAACCTTCACTCGCAAAGACATGCTGCTCACCTACAAATCA GAAAAACAGCCACAACATGTACGCCACTTTCACTTCCACGGATGGCCTGAGATCGGAATACCGGTCGACGGAAGGGGGATGATTGACATTATTGCGGCCGtgcagaggcagcagcagcagtctgGAAACCGACCCATAATTGTACACTGCAG TGCTGGCGCGGGACGGACGGGAACATTCATCGCACTCAGCAACATTCTGGAGAGAGTAAAAGCTGAAGGTCTCCTGGATGTTTTTCAAACCGTTAAAAGTTTACGTATGCAGAGACCGCACATGGTTCAGACAGTG GAGCAATATGACTTCTGCTACAAAGTGGTCCAggattttattgacattttctcAGACTACgccaattttaaataa
- the ptpe gene encoding protein tyrosine phosphatase e has product MLFLIGITVPGNNTSRDNFTSENPTHQGAHVLPSTLVISLVLIVVVLLTIYCLRFKSHRKVLVTSVDKKIPNGFLEDQGEQTVVLLPRSPSPSKRYFPIPLDSLEEEYRIRSADDGKLFREEFNSLPCYFRHGSFEEASREYNREKNRYPNILPYDHSRVVLSHLDGHLCSDYINASYIDGFKEKNKFIAAQGPKPETLADFWRMVWEQKTTTIVMLTNLKERKEEKCCQYWPEKGCWMYGNIRVALEDVTVLVDYTIRKCCVQYQDSDGPRAPRLVTQLHFTSWPDFGVPFTPIGMLKFLKKVKTVNPSYAGPIVVHCSAGVGRTGTFIVIDSMIDMMHVEQRVDVFGFVSRIREQRCQLIQTDMQYSFIYQALLEYYLYGDTELDVCSLEGHLHRLHNTRAPNDRLGLEEEFRKLTNVRIMKENMRTGNLPANMRKNRVLQIIPYDFNRVILSVRRGQEFTDYINASFIDGYRQKDYFIATQGPLSHTVEDFWRMVWEWRCHSIVMLTELKEREQEKCFQYWPSEGSVIFGDYTVELTGESQGETFTRKDMLLTYKSQEKQPQHVRHFHFHGWPEIGIPVDGRGMIDIIAAVQRQQQQSGNRPIIVHCSAGAGRTGTFIALSNILERVKAEGLLDVFQTVKSLRMQRPHMVQTVEQYDFCYKVVQDFIDIFSDYANFK; this is encoded by the exons ATGTTGTTTCTGATTGGAATCACTGTTCCTGGGAATAATACATCACGAGACAACTTCACGTCAG aaaatcccACCCACCAGGGGGCTCATGTGCTGCCCTCCACGCTGGTCATATCCCTGGTTCTTATCGTCGTTGTCCTGCTGACAATCTACTGTCTCAG GTTCAAAAGCCACAGGAAAGTTCTTGTTACATCAGTGGATAAGAAGATTCCCAACGGCTTCTTGGAGGACCAAG GAGAACAGACAGTGGTACTCCTCCCCAGATCCCCCTCACCATCCAAGAGGTACTTCCCCATCCCTCTGGACTCTCTGGAGGAAGAGTACCGGATACGCTCTGCTGATGATGGCAAGCTCTTCAGAGAAGAGTTCAAT TCACTGCCATGTTACTTTCGCCATGGGTCCTTTGAAGAGGCGAGCAGAGAGTACAACCGAGAGAAAAACAGATACCCAAACATTTTACCat aCGATCACTCCAGGGTGGTGCTGAGTCACCTCGATGGACATCTTTGTTCAGACTATATTAATGCATCCTACATAGAC GGATTCAAAGAGAAGAACAAATTCATAGCAGCACAAG GTCCTAAACCTGAGACACTAGCCGACTTCTGGAGGATGGTCTGGGAGCAGAAAACTACTACTATAGTAATGCTAACAAATCTGAAGGAACGAAAGGAG GAAAAATGTTGTCAGTACTGGCCAGAGAAAGGCTGCTGGATGTATGGAAATATCCGAGTGGCACTGGAGGACGTCACTGTTCTGGTGGACTACACTATCAGAAAGTGCTGTGTTCAATAC CAAGACAGCGATGGACCGCGAGCTCCTCGGCTTGTCACTCAGCTTCACTTTACCAGCTGGCCAGACTTTGGGGTGCCATTCACACCCATCGGAATGCTGAAATTCCTCAAGAAGGTCAAGACTGTGAATCCATCCTATGCTGGACCCATTGTTGTGCACTGCAG CGCTGGAGTTGGAAGGACCGGAACGTTCATCGTTATCGACAGCATGATTGACATGATGCACGTCGAGCAGCGAGTAGATGTGTTCGGCTTTGTGAGCAGAATACGAGAGCAGCGCTGTCAACTCATCCAGACAGAT atGCAGTACTCCTTCATCTACCAGGCACTCCTGGAGTACTATCTGTATGGGGACACAGAGCTAGATGTGTGTTCTCTGGAGGGTCACCTGCACAGGCTTCATAACACCAGAGCCCCCAACGACAGGCTGGGGCTGGAGGAGGAGTTCAGA AAACTCACCAATGTTCGGATTATGAAGGAGAACATGAGGACCGGGAACCTTCCTGCCAACATGAGGAAGAACCGCGTGCTTCAGATCATTCCAT ACGATTTCAACCGAGTAATACTCTCAGTGAGAAGAGGACAAGAGTTTACCGACTACATCAATGCCTCCTTTATTGAT GGCTACAGGCAGAAGGACTATTTTATCGCAACCCAGGGCCCCTTGTCTCACACGGTGGAGGACTTCTGGAGGATGGTGTGGGAGTGGAGGTGTCATTCAATCGTTATGCTCACCGAGCTCAAAGAAAGAGAGCAG GAAAAGTGTTTCCAGTATTGGCCATCAGAGGGCAGTGTAATCTTTGGAGATTATACTGTGGAGCTGACTGGAGAATCGCAGGGTGAAACCTTCACTCGCAAAGACATGCTGCTCACCTACAAATCA CAGGAAAAACAGCCACAACATGTACGCCACTTTCACTTCCACGGATGGCCTGAGATCGGAATACCGGTCGACGGAAGGGGGATGATTGACATTATTGCGGCCGtgcagaggcagcagcagcagtctgGAAACCGACCCATAATTGTACACTGCAG TGCTGGCGCGGGACGGACGGGAACATTCATCGCACTCAGCAACATTCTGGAGAGAGTAAAAGCTGAAGGTCTCCTGGATGTTTTTCAAACCGTTAAAAGTTTACGTATGCAGAGACCGCACATGGTTCAGACAGTG GAGCAATATGACTTCTGCTACAAAGTGGTCCAggattttattgacattttctcAGACTACgccaattttaaataa
- the gnrh3 gene encoding progonadoliberin-3 precursor (The RefSeq protein has 1 substitution compared to this genomic sequence), with protein MDVSSKVVVQVLLLALVVQVTLCQHWSYGWLPGGKRSVGELEATIRMMGTGRVVSLPEDASAQTQERLRQYNLINDGSTYFDRKKRFMSQ; from the exons ATGGACGTGAGCAGCAAAGTTGTGGTGCAGGTGTTGTTGTTGGCGTTGGTGGTTCAGGTCACCCTGTGCCAGCACTGGTCCTATGGATGGCTACCAGGTGGAAAAAGAAGTGTGGGAGAGCTCGAGGCAACCATCAGG ATGATGGGCACAGGAAGAGTGGTGTCTCTTCCTGAAGATGCAAGTGCCCAGACCCAAGAGAGACTTAGACAATACAATCTA atTAATGATGGCTCCACTCACTTTGAccgaaaaaaaaggtttatgagTCAGTGA